The Lachnospiraceae bacterium oral taxon 500 genome window below encodes:
- the fumC gene encoding class II fumarate hydratase — protein MTYRIEKDSIGEIAVPAEHYWGAQTERSRQFFAIGREKMPDEVIRALASIKAAAAEVNCELGRLSAERAQKITQVCAEILAGQWPEEFPLSVWQTGSGTQTNMNVNEVIAGRGNELAGERLLHPNDHVNMAQSSNDVFPSAMHIAAATSVQTELLPALEELVATFSRLEAENAGIVKSGRTHLQDATPIAFAQEISAWRVMLERSRDMILAAQDGLLELALGGTAVGTGLNAPAGFAAAAIGKIAQKTGLPFREAGNKFHALTSKDALVFSHGALKALAADLMKIANDIRWLASGPRCGLGEIQIPENEPGSSIMPGKVNPTQAEALTMIAVQVLANDTAIGLAAAQGNFQLNVFMPVCIYNYLQSVRLLGDGIRSFDRNCAAGIKANRRKMEDNLNRSLMTAAALNPYIGYDKAAQAVKKAYRENLSLKQACAELGFLTAEEFDRIYRPQDMV, from the coding sequence ATGACCTATCGTATAGAAAAGGATTCCATCGGTGAGATTGCCGTACCGGCCGAACATTACTGGGGGGCGCAGACGGAGAGAAGCCGGCAGTTTTTTGCCATTGGCCGGGAGAAAATGCCGGACGAAGTGATTCGGGCGCTGGCCTCCATCAAAGCGGCGGCGGCTGAAGTGAACTGCGAGCTGGGGCGTTTATCGGCGGAGCGGGCGCAGAAGATTACGCAGGTTTGTGCCGAGATTCTGGCTGGGCAATGGCCGGAAGAGTTTCCGCTGTCGGTCTGGCAGACGGGGAGCGGGACGCAGACCAATATGAATGTCAATGAGGTGATTGCTGGCCGCGGCAATGAATTAGCCGGCGAGAGGCTCCTGCACCCCAATGACCATGTTAATATGGCGCAAAGCTCCAATGATGTTTTTCCCAGCGCCATGCATATTGCTGCGGCGACCAGCGTGCAAACAGAGCTGCTGCCGGCGCTGGAGGAATTAGTGGCTACTTTTTCCCGATTGGAGGCGGAAAATGCCGGTATTGTCAAGTCCGGCCGGACCCATTTGCAGGATGCAACGCCTATTGCTTTTGCCCAAGAGATTTCGGCTTGGCGGGTGATGTTGGAGAGAAGCCGGGACATGATTTTGGCGGCGCAGGATGGACTGCTGGAGCTGGCGCTGGGCGGGACAGCGGTTGGCACAGGCCTGAATGCACCGGCGGGCTTTGCCGCCGCGGCGATCGGAAAAATAGCTCAGAAAACAGGGCTGCCCTTTCGGGAAGCGGGAAACAAGTTTCATGCCCTGACCAGTAAGGATGCCCTTGTTTTTAGTCATGGTGCGCTGAAAGCTTTGGCGGCCGATCTGATGAAAATTGCCAATGATATCCGCTGGCTGGCCAGCGGCCCCCGCTGCGGGCTGGGCGAAATTCAGATTCCGGAAAACGAGCCGGGCAGTTCGATTATGCCGGGGAAGGTCAATCCGACTCAAGCCGAAGCATTGACGATGATTGCGGTACAGGTGCTGGCCAATGATACAGCCATTGGTTTAGCGGCGGCGCAGGGAAATTTTCAGCTGAATGTTTTTATGCCGGTTTGTATTTATAATTATTTGCAGTCCGTGCGGCTGCTCGGCGACGGCATCCGCTCCTTTGACCGGAACTGTGCGGCCGGAATCAAGGCTAATCGCCGGAAAATGGAGGATAATCTGAACCGTTCGCTGATGACGGCGGCGGCGCTTAATCCTTATATCGGCTATGATAAAGCCGCTCAGGCGGTTAAAAAGGCGTATCGGGAAAATCTGTCCTTAAAGCAGGCCTGTGCCGAGTTGGGCTTTTTGACGGCAGAAGAGTTTGACCGGATTTACCGGCCGCAAGATATGGTGTAA